The genomic segment ACTTAGCAATACTACGGAAGCTGCTCACCATAGAAGGAGTAACCTGCCAAAAGGACTTAAAATAAGCTGGAGGAGCTCAAGGTATGCTGAGGCGATACAATAACAGAATTAGATGATTAGCTACTTACAGGACAGCAGTATGAGAGATTCAGTTCCAATAGATTTGGTATCGACTTCACTACGGATGAAACTCCCTCATCAGTGGCATTCTGACAATTTGATATATCAAGCGCCTGCAATGATACAAACATTATTTGCAAGCTCAGTAAGCAAATTTTTGTGATGCTATTTCTGTGAAGGCCAACTCATGTTTTAGTACAACATGACTAATTCAGACAAATGTATAGAGTTCAGAACCTAATAGCCTGTGCTCAATCAGAAATTTTTTCAGTAAAGATATCATTAGTTTGAAATGAAGGTGAGACTTTGCTACAGGTGAATAAAATGGCAAATTATGATGATCACCTGTAATGATTTGTTGCATACTTTCTCAAGGCTACCAAGGGCATCATCATCAATTTCAACACAGCCCACCAGTGCCAACACTTGAAGATCGGGTAGCTTCATGATGGATGCAAAGCACTCTTTTGTGATCTGAAACGCAAGATAGGTTTCTATTAGTCCAACATGATAAGTGCGTCTGGTACTCTACTTACAAAACTGCAAGACAAACTAAATCTACGACCACGAAATGTTGAGACAAGAAGAGAAGCTGCAGTTGGCTACTACTGGTTCTGATCCTTTGGTGTAAAGATCATTTGCTACGCATAGATAAGAGCATCTGCAGATCAAGAATATATAGTGCAGTGGTCCAATTCCCTAAGCACTAACTGACGCCAGTAGATTtagcaaagggaaaaaaaaacggTTCTTTTGCCCCGCCCGATGAATCAAGGGGCGGGGACGCACACCTTATAAAATCAAGAAACTCGTGGAAGGAAACAAAGACGGAATTTTCCGTCGCCTTGGTCCAAGAAATGAAATGAACTGAACTGAAGAAATCAAGAAACCGGCGCTCACCATGGTGTAGGAAAGATCCAGGGTCCTGAGCTTCTTGCACTTGAGGGCGAGGAGCTGCACCCCCAAATCTGTTATTGCAAGGCACCACTTGAGCGAGAGCTCCCGGAGGTCCGGGCACCCGACGGCGACGCACCCGAGGCCCATGTCGGTGACCGCCTTGCACCGCAACAGCGAGAGCCTCTGGAGGCGCCGCATCCgcgccacctccgccgccgaggTGTCCCCAAGATCGACCCCATTGGACAGGTCGAGGTCCGCGAGGTCGGggcaggcggcggcgagcgcggcgaGGCCAGCGGCGCCGAAGCCCCGGGAGCGCGAGAGGTCTACGGCGCGGAGGGATGGCGCGGCGGATCCGGATACGGCGGTGAGGGTGGCGTCGGTGACGCGCGGGCAGAGGGAGAGGTCGAGGCTCGAGGCGGAGGGGTAGCGCGCGAGCGCAGCGGGGAGGTAGTTGGCGCGGAGCGGGCGGAGGATGCGGCGGTGGCGTGACTCGGCGGCGTGGCAGGCGCGGGAGGCGAGGGCGAAGGACTTGAGCGCGCGCgggtcggcggcggcgacgtggTCGAGGACGAGGAAGATGAGCTCGTCCGCGAGCgaggcgagcggcggcggcggcgccgcagGGGAGAAGCGGCAGCGCTTGGGCTGGTGGTGGGTTGCCATGGCCATGGATTCTCGGTGGCTTCTTGGTCGGAGCGAGGGAGCAATAATGGCAGGAAATGGTTGAACTTggaacgaggaggaggagaagaagcggcgAGATGCGAAGCGGAAGTGACCATATTGCCCCCGCAACGTGTTGTTCTGGGAGCGGCGAGTTGCGCGTCCGTTTTCCACATTTGCCCCACTCGTGCCCGGTTGACGAGACGGGAGGGGGAACGGCCGCGAGAGGGGTATATCGGGAAATAAGCCGGAGGGGAGTACGGTACGGCGGGAGTACAGGCGGGGGCAGAAGGGGGAAAGCGGCGAGAAGCATCATCTCAAGTGGGGAGAGGATGATGCGGGGGAGGGGAGGACAGGACTGCCATCGTACAGCCTGCGAGTGCGGACGGGTACGATATGCCAAGCCTAAACACACCCGACGCCTATGTTACCCAAGACACAGACATGTAGACCCCTCACCTGGGTTGACTACCGAAAGGAGGCCAAGGTCTGTGTCCCGCGCCGCTCCGTCGGCCCGGTGGACCGTAATTTACAAGGTACGGAAACCATTAGCTTAATAATTCAATTCCTCCCGTCAGACATTTCGGACTCCTTCCTATAGTGCCAGCTCGACGTACACGATGATGTTTACGGGCTTCACTGTCACTAACTTCTCTCAGTTCATCTGCAAGATGTGGGCGTCATCAAATTGCAAATTCTTTGTAAATAGGTTTTGGGCGTATTTTTTATGAAGCCAACACCTGGGCTTTTGCAAGCTATACCATTTAAGGTGCTTCATGACGTGGAATTAGACCCTGCTGCAGGCCTGCGGTCTTTTGGTGTTCTGCTTTGCTTTCTTGTagtcttttttctcttttttttttggttttttgtcACGTGTCTTTTTTATATGTCGTGTTCTTCTGCCCCGTCAAGACTCTctctttaatatatatataacgaTCAACTCTCTTGCCAGTTTCGTTTTAAAAAGTTGGATCGATAAGATCGGGTCCTAGGTAAAAtgttttttctctcaaaataaTTGGATTATAAAATCATGATTCTATCggatttttaaaaatacatatatttattataATAATTGTAATATGTTCTGAGAAATAGATATTTATAATATcaattttgataaattatattaatgCAAGGGGTTTCAGCTCTTGATTTCAAGAGCCGCGTGATTATATTGTTCTCCAAtgggaaaaaatatatattgtaagGTCATcttcaatattttaaaaattcgtcccctataatattattatagtattattTAAGGATAATATTATGGCCACCTCTTTCCTCCCACAAATTTACGGTATCTCCTTCCCATTATTTTACTGTATCACCTGATATGGACTTCACTATAGCACTTTACGGGGCGAGCCAAGCAACATCCTACCTACTTCTTTACTGTAGCAATGGATTCTGTGGTAGATAGGAAGACAAAGAACTTTAGTAGCAATAGACCCATGGCACATTTTGTTGAAAAGttgaaaagataaaaaaaaaaagaatgttaGGTATTCGTCAATCGAAGACCTATCCGTGGAGGGTTCCACTTTCGCAAAGCAAAAATGTGTAGTCGAATAATAAGCTCTCAGCCATTCACTTGGCTGAGCATCTGCAATGAATTTTCCCATGCACAAACCTAAACTCTGTCCCTTTCAGTTATTTTCTCCTTGCTGTCACGAAGCCAAGACTGCTGACTACATAATATGCGAAGATTAGTAACGTGTatttgcatatgcatttttTAACCAAATAGACTAAATCACTAGTAAGAAATATCTTGCAATGTCTAGTATTtggcaacaaataaaaaagtggggatttatcttttatattatatataacaTGTTTGGTTTGAGTTTAACATTATCACGTCTAAACTGTTTGATAGACTgttataattataataaattatattttattagtctATAGCCCATATATTATACaatcaattttttattaactttaccatatatatatataactaatgATTTATTGAACACACTTGACTAAATTTAAGAGTTGCAAGTATCATAAAAGGCAAATCGCTGTTGACGTAGGTGGTGTGCCGTACCTAAAAGGACGAACGGACGCGGACCATTCATTGGGTTAGGTGTTGGGCACAGCACAGCACTCATCAGTAGTCACCTCACCCTGATAAGCACTGCCCTACCTACCGACCGGCTTGGGTTTCTTCTTGGGAAGGCGCTATCTATCTTCCTGGGGTTTCTTTGTCAACTGCCGCACCTTGTTTTGTCATCCATCCAAGCATTATACTGTGACGGACGGAGCTTGATTGCATTGTTCCTCGCTAATGCCGTCACGCATGGAAACATCAAATCCAAGAGATGTCTGCATTGACTTTGGTCTCATTATTATTCATCGATAATAATACCTAGTGCTACAGACGGAGCTTCCAAGTTGGCTTATCAGATACTAGTGCCAACAGCAGTTACCCAAGCCTTcggtttctctttttctttccctcCTGCCATATGAAGTTACGAACCTTTGTCAAATTTAGCTCCTTTAATTGAAAAtgccaaacaaaaagaaaagagaagatatTACTATAGTCTATAGTCGACGTGCAGTGCAGTGATATGTGGGAACAATCGTACCGTCCCTATACACTACAGAAGGACGTCAGTCAGCACAAAATATAAAGCGACGCACCAATCAATCTCAACGCAGTATAGGAGACGGAGATGGAGATGATTCGATTTCCTCCCCTTTGTCTCGGGGAGGTGTCTTCTCGTCCCTCATCTCTTCTTCACTTTCTCCCTGCAAGCAGTAGAACGAAAATGACAAGGCTCAACTTCCGTTGGGGGAGGTACCACCCCGGTACGTATTGTCCGGCGTCGCCAACACTCATCTTCCAAGGTGCCATCACAATTTCTGACCAGCTAAAAGTGCCTCCTTCCAaacatcatcatcgtcatcatatTCTGAATAGGCAATAGCTCGtctaagaagaaaaggaaaaacgaCAGCATAAGAATAGCAACTTCTCTTCATTATAGATTTAGTCCAACAAGGATAACGACGAGGAGTACGACGACGATCGATGCAACtcaatctcctccattgcatacCAGACAGCGCAACGCGGCACTTGGATACCAGTTGCTGTGTGATGTTCAACTTGCATTCAGAGAGTTGCTCTCATCGTCTCTATCATCCCAGCCGCCATGTACCTTCTTCTACACAAACACATGACCTTGACTCACGCGAGCCCTTCTGATGGTTCTAATCAAAGTCGAATGCATCATCGAGTCCTAGCTCGGAAACCTCTGATATATTGTACAGCATAATACACACTGCAAATGAGTTGAATACGACGAGCAGCATATACTGATGTTAACATATACATAAGATGCAAACAAAGGCATCAAATACCTAACTTAGAAATTTTACAAGTACTAGTGCCAGTGCACCGGTGCACCCCAGAACGCAGACACATGCATGACTGTTAAGGAGTTAAGGAAAGAACACTTTAAGATTGTACATGAGGACCAGAAGCTCCTCTCATGGGAGTAAGGAATTCTAACTAGTTGCGCAACTAGGACATAATGGAAGGAAGCTCGAGCATCAAGATGCATGATTCTCCTAGTTCAACCGTAAACACAATTGATAAATGACAACACCACCTGGCAGAAAAGAATGCAGGAAAAGCCACAACAGCCTAAGGACAAACTCTGCAAAGGCAAAACCCATATAGATAAATCGACGATATACCACCAAATAACTGTCTAATCCGTAATATACCATCCATATTGAGAATGACATGTGGGACTTGGATCCACATGTCATCGACACAATGATAACATATAAGAAACATGGTAAGTTATTCAATGGAAAATCATGAAATCTCACAAACCATATTGCAGTCAAGAGCACAAATTAGTCAGCCTAAAATTTGGATATCTTAGTTCATAATGATTCCATCACTACAGCAAAAGTAGGTAGTCACAAAAGAATGAGCAGCTCAGGGTGAAGAAAAAACTGCAAAATGGGAGTAAAATTTGGAACTAATAAATGAAAAAGTATTTACATAACGGCAATTTAGGATGTAGTCTtcggctgaacctcgttaaccCATCCGCACTCGCATTGCTACTGGTTCAAGCGGAGAAAAGACGGAGGATATGAGTTGAACAGAAATAACAGAGGGAGAAAGATTGGGAAAGTGGCAGTAACCTGGTTCTGGTTGTTGGGTTTGCGACTacatgtgtagctatttatgTAGTTCGTTGTCATGGCCCTGAGGCAATGACCAGATAGAGTATGCCTGGGAGGTTACCGGCTGCTCCTCGGCCGGTTTCCTGCCCATGGTGGTTGTGCCGACGCCCGCGAGGCATCAAGCCAGCAAGGACATGAGAGAGTAGAGAAGAGAGATGAGATAACAGATTGGTTTTCCAATGCTTAATTATCATGAGAAAAGGCTGGCATAATATAGCCTGGCCGATACAATCCATCTACGCAACCAAAGCTAACCAATTGGAGATAATCTAGTCTAACAAAGTCGGCAACAATGATCATGCCTTATTTGACTCAGCTGGACTCTGAGCTTGTGCAACCACTTGCCTTGCCTCCTGCGACGGTACTGACGCTCGTACATAACATtcgttttatatttttctctgtGCAAATGAGCACGGTACTTATTCCGGCTGAACCTTAAATATTTTTACTAGATGCAGCTAGTGTTATACTATCTTTAACGGTTTTCTTTCAGAGATCAAAATCATTTCACAACGGAATTTTCGTTCTTTTTAACACTCTAACAGTTTCTCTTCAATAATTTTCAAGATCATTCCCTTCAAAGTCCGGTCCATACTTTGAAATTAATATACAATCGGCAAAAGTAGATCTATGTGATGATTTCTCTGCCACCCTATATGAGTGAATTGGGAACCTACATGAGTGAATTGGGAATAAACAATACATTcactacagaaaaaaaaaactcaaagatTTAGCCTCAAACAAAATTTGCGATTTTGACAGAGGTCGTGGAGAGGGGTCCAATCATTCTTATCAAGAGATCCTGATATTACATTTGACAAGATTGGACTCCTATAGTTAGGTGCGTACAAAACCACCGGCCTAGCTATGCTACCTATATAGGTAGTTTTAGCAACATAGAGGTGACGTAGATTTCGTAGCCTACATGCCTGCGTGAGAAAATTCTAACATTTTGGCATTTTTTTAAAAGCAAATATTATGTTTGCGTTTGCATAGGAACATGTTACGTCAAATACCAACTCTTTAGCTCTACGTACGCCTTGTTGTGTCATGCCAAGGTCCATATCTCATAAGGACCTCTGTGGGACCATGGTGCTCACACGTTAAGGGTGTTTGGAATGGAAGAATAGGAAACGTATGAAcgaaagaaaacacagcaacATGAAAGGGATTCTACAGGTTATGTGTTTGCAACATATGAAACGAAAGAATACAGAAAAGTTAGTATTGAGTTATAATCTCATCTCATCAGACTAATTAAGTTTTTCTCTTAAACAATACTCCCTTTGTCTAAAAGTATAGGGCACGTTTCACTTCTCATTTTGTCCAACAATATAAGACGTGGTTTCTTTCCCATGCATATTTGAGTGGTTTTGGTCAATAGTACCCCTATTTACTCTAAGCTACTGCATGCCATTAACTGGTTGCAATGTTAGGCGTTGCTTCGTGCTCCACACCAAGAAGACTAACAGCTGCATACATGCTTATATAGCTAACGCATTGGTCAGCCTCCATGAAAGCACCATAACTAAGAAACAAGAACTCTATGAGCGACAAAGTTGAAGCACACATTAGCAACATAGAGGTAGTTCCAGACTCTATGGAGGAGGGCGAAGAAGATGGAGCACTCATGGACGATGGTGTGATCGTCCCAGACTCCATGGATGAGGCCGAAGAAGAGGAAGTCCCTATTGACGATGATGAGGTCATCTCTGACTCCATGGACGAGGGCAACGAAGATTAAGCACTCATGGGTGACGAGAGGTTGACCCGGactccatggatgagggtgaaGAAGGCAAATCACTCTTGATTGGGAGAAGAATCTTCTCTTGCTCTTTCTGTTCCTTTTTGCCTTTTGGAGGAAATAAAGAACTTCCTGGCCGGAAGCATTCCGATCATCTCCATCATAGATGCCAGAGACATGCATGGACCAAGGACAAATTTATATGACACTGACTATTCAACTATGCATGAAGTCTCCTCCAGGCTGAGCAGGATATACTTATTATGCTATCTCTCATGCTCTGTTTGTTCTAAAGTCCTCATGGTTTGTATCGCCATTTGTCTGTCAGAATATGCATGGGCAGGAGTCAACAGTCTCCAGGCTGAGAAGGATATTTTGTTTTAAAGCTAAGTTGTTGCGAATATGACAGGCATATGCATCCACAAGCTCAGGGCAGTCCATCCTCTCAAGTTTCTACAATATAATGCCTGGACCACAACTATCCATCATCCGTTGATAGTGTATTTAAATTGTGTTATTGTAACATTTGTTTCTAATCGTTTGGTCAAAGTATCTGATAAAGCCATTAGGTACAGTTCACTGTTCACACAGCCAACCTCTTGGTCATTTCTTGGACCCAAGTAGTAGAGCAGtaaatcttttttcttatttgagcatgtattatttttgtcaGACCCTTCCTTCAGGTCACCTTGTGTAATTCATACAAGTCTCTGGATTAGTAGCTGGTACGCACATATTTTCAACAGAAATAGATATCACAGACATACATCGATCAAGTACGATATTAGAgtacaacacagagttcattaTAATAAAGGCCCGTAGGTATAATTAAacaaaccctcaaagcacaacgAAAATAACACAAAAGCGACCCATGCGCTACAGTCAGCTTGAGTGCAGATGAAACCAACTTctctattcttcatcttccctTTCAACGAAGTCGGCCTCTtgatcatctggatccacaattagcaagggagagtactcagcaagtcctacctcaggGGGGGCATTAGATGCATAtaggtagatcaaggataaggctgtagagtctttagATTTTACAGAAAACTAGTTTTTGATGTAAGGTTCAATTTGCAAAGGCTATCTTAAAAGTATTTCTGAAGGTAACACGTAAGTTGAGCTTATGAGGGTTGTTGGTCCTGAGGGAGATATTTTCATCCCACCAGTTTCCACAAGTCTTTTGTCGGTGGACACACAATCTAAGATACTCAAAGCACATAACCAACCCCTTATTTTTAAAAATGCGGGCACACtacccactcacacaccaaggaggtactcacgccgaaaagctaatcattgtgaccgaaccatagtatgtccttgaccgaggacacagCTATctggataggtttaacactctgtagaggttgtacactttacccataagataTGCAGAGGCTctcaccttagcaactggtggagctttcataacgagacgcaacgacctcacaacgtagtcacaatatccacccatggggcactaagataccagtaGCCTTAGAAGATCcacgggaaggaccacttagcaatcccaaagctctgacatagccttaacaatatcacTAGTCGAACCTTGGGTTACGtaccacccaagtcttctcctggtccccattgccactaccggccttcGGATGGGTACCAAACTAAGTCAAAGGGGTTAGATCAAATCTTGCCCATTcaggccatgtggttgtacgaatGGATACTAGGTAAGATGTCACAGTGAACCGATCATTATACAACCGAGGCAAAAGTCTCctagcaagaacaccacaaaggcgaaccttgctctaaggtagttcccacctttgtggggtaccttactcaccctcgtcaacaatACTCTAGAGTTTTCCAAGAACACAAGCTTTACACGCACACGCACTAAGCACACAACACTTCATATTTTTGAAACGGCATGATAAACATATGTAAATACTCTAGTTCTTccttttgagcaaagcaatcctaagcatgctagtaaacaagcattcatccaaacaatcattatagttgatgttagggaccttctagggtttcaacggaataaaggtaaTAATATAAAGGCATgacataaacaagctaggtc from the Phragmites australis chromosome 19, lpPhrAust1.1, whole genome shotgun sequence genome contains:
- the LOC133900644 gene encoding F-box/LRR-repeat protein 3-like isoform X2, coding for MAMATHHQPKRCRFSPAAPPPPLASLADELIFLVLDHVAAADPRALKSFALASRACHAAESRHRRILRPLRANYLPAALARYPSASSLDLSLCPRVTDATLTAVSGSAAPSLRAVDLSRSRGFGAAGLAALAAACPDLADLDLSNGVDLGDTSAAEVARMRRLQRLSLLRCKAVTDMGLGCVAVGCPDLRELSLKWCLAITDLGVQLLALKCKKLRTLDLSYTMITKECFASIMKLPDLQVLALVGCVEIDDDALGSLEKVCNKSLQALDISNCQNATDEGVSSVVKSIPNLLELNLSYCCPVTPSMVSSFRSIAKLRTLKLEGCKFMADGLKGIGMSCVSVKELSLSKCSGVTDTELSFVVSRLKSLLKLDITCCRDITDVSLAAITSSCTSLISLKMESCSRVTSGGLQLIGKRCSHLEELDLTDNDLDDEGLKALARCSKLSSLKIGICLRISDEGLSHIGKYCPELRDIDLYRSGGISDDGVTQIAQGCPMLESINMSYCTGITDHSLMSLSRCAKLNTLEIRGCPRVSSSGISEIAGGCRLLSKLDIKKCFEINDMGMLYLSQFSHSLRQHMWLAEHDHCTFSGYYA